Within Vicia villosa cultivar HV-30 ecotype Madison, WI linkage group LG1, Vvil1.0, whole genome shotgun sequence, the genomic segment AAGTAATTTAatctataaattttaaaaattaagtttttcCAAGTaaattctattttcaaaaataaaatagtggTATACAAAATACTAAATTTATTTATTCCATAATCTTCTCAATTGAGAAAGAGGAAGCATTAGAGAGAATACTGGAGAGATTTCATATATAAAATACCACAATTCTTAAACTTATGGTAATAATTAACTTGCAAGTTATACTTATACATAAGATTAACTCacataaacatcattttattattagAGAACTATCATCGTATTTAAAATAATGAGTCAGAAACTCATTACATACTTattttcttgtattatttatttattcatgttATATATGGCTTGGCTTCTATAACATATGATGATATGAATCATGCACTTAGTATGGCTTTTGGCCAACATAGTTACCAGGTGGATCATAGTTGCAAGTAATGAAAGTTCCTCCATTATTACATTTCACTTTGGCACATCCAAGACGAACCGAGTTTCTCCAAACAACTTGAGTATAATGGCCACACACTTTACCACTAGCACATGAGTTGCTATTATAATTATAGTCAGATTTCTCATTAACCCACAACTTCACAGCGTCTGTACCGCTCATGCCACCCGAGCTCACCGCGATATTCTCCCCGTAACGACCACCACCACCGGAGTGGATCAGTTGACAATCTTTACGTTGATTAGCATAATTTTGGGCAAAAGCAGCGACCGTGTTGTCCCAAACAATATTCCGAACACCAACCTGCGACCTTGCCGCGTTGTGGGCGTTCACGTAGTCTGTTGACGAGTCTTGTGCATATGCAACTTGACTCCCCACAAGAAATATTAACCCCAAGACACACACTGAAAATGAACTCATTTTAGTTATTACAATTTATTTGTGAAAGGCTAATTGTTGTTTGATGAAAAATGATGGGACTTTAGTGATGTATTTATAGGAACATTTGACAtaaaaattttgttaaaaaaCAAGTGGCATGTGTAGtagaattttcaaaaatgaaattGCGTCCATGACCGGACTAACTAGGATACTAATTTTCTCCAATTGTAATTTAATTCTCATTAAGGTAGATTGGTTTAAAGGGAATCATGCATGTAGACTTTAACTTAGTGATGGCTAATTCATAAATTGCTATTATTCTTCTTGTTCAATATGGACTATTCAACAAAACGGATAGGGAACTTATACAAATCATAAAATGTACAAAGATTTCTATTGCTAGAATATATCATCAACGACAACCAAGACATCATCTTAATATTAAACACAACATCTCAACATCTACAGAATCTCCATTATGCAATATAGCAAAATTGACTAAAATGTTGTCAGCCAAATCACACCTTCTCAGTGATGAGCTACCTTCCCAAGCAATTGTGCAGAAAATTGACTAAAATGTTGGCAGCAATTTTCCACCTCAACCCACTCCATTTCGGCCCATAACAAAATTTTCTTCCAAATATAAATCGAAATTGGACACCCACTACCACAAAAAAACACATTTCATTTCGGACGCGAAATGCATTTTACTTCGGTTAAAGAAGTGAGGTAACGAAGTAAGTCATAAAAAGTATCAATTTTACCTCTCAGTTTTTAAAACACCGGGGAGAAAATGCTTATGCATATGGGTTCGAACCCCAACTTCTccatttttaacatttttcaaaaCTAGCACATCAAACCTCTTGGTTTATCAATAACACCGAAAAGTaagattgatatttttttaattcgttacaaactacaaaatatttataaactaatttcttacccataatattacattatttatacaaattatttatatatatatatatatatatatatatatatatatatatatatatatatatatatatatatatatatatatatatatatatataatccgaTTCATCGTCATCACTGTTGGTGAAGATTAGATGTTGGATCCTCGTTTCATTCAAATGTCGTGGAAGATAAAATATTAGATGCAATATATTCCAGATCCCTTTTACATTTATTTGTTTCTGATGTAAACCAAGAAAATGGTAAGTTAAATgaatgaatatatgattattgaagaacaccgtaaaaaaaattgattattgaagaacacaaactttaaacacaatttattttcagctcttgcaatccatcgcaGACAATTTTACCAAGTTTTTATGCTTCAAAATTTTCATGTTATATGTTTCATTAAAAATTATTGATATTCAGAATGCTTTTATAATGATGTCTGTTAGGTTTCACGCATATCACTAATGGAAGTGTCTTGAGCGTTTATACTCAGGAAATTGATGACACATATTTATTTAAGGATGGTGATCAATATTCTCAATGgactaaattatattattataacaaATGCAATGTTATCGTAGTAGTTGTTGTTCTTGGAGAACAACACATCTTTGCAATTTTACCGTGTTGGACATATTTTGTGCTCCTTATTTTAAAGTTCTATGGACTGAATACAATCAACTTTTAAAGAGCTATCTTCTCCTAGTAAGGAAATATCAGTTCAAAACAttgtaaatgtttttttttctacaATTGCAATCCATCATTGAAAACTTTTCCAAACTTTTTTAAGTTCCAAAATGTTATTATCTTGAGAAAATGTTAACAAGGCAACTACTTTAATAAgaaagatatatagtggtggatATAGATAGTTTGTTATGGATTTAT encodes:
- the LOC131624728 gene encoding pathogenesis-related protein 1-like, with translation MSSFSVCVLGLIFLVGSQVAYAQDSSTDYVNAHNAARSQVGVRNIVWDNTVAAFAQNYANQRKDCQLIHSGGGGRYGENIAVSSGGMSGTDAVKLWVNEKSDYNYNSNSCASGKVCGHYTQVVWRNSVRLGCAKVKCNNGGTFITCNYDPPGNYVGQKPY